In Euphorbia lathyris chromosome 10, ddEupLath1.1, whole genome shotgun sequence, a single genomic region encodes these proteins:
- the LOC136209847 gene encoding uncharacterized protein, which yields MSEPSRTAVVTTRSTSMNSRGQRIVNSQPASTRPVVPSSSGPSGQLSPLLEVQVQTEMEMSNSDFVQMAGQVLASNMSQAAGDRMINLLTALPEHNTAVAAAPQEPVVISTQSLTIPVISALPQPSQAPNQVGQSSRTNPHSHPSNYSHPDLITTIHPTGQPSQPLPGVPGTLPLQQVQPFVHRHSELMTPDATMSGREHTWNFDPITGQRLVTQRISTPIGGWMPPRIHQQRMEEVRRVPDIDLEDQLRSMMERMGYSPRPRAEVQSDSPFAPSLREFIPNHRIKAPAIPKYYGDPNSNPEAHVRNYRELMDVAGASESIICRLFSTTLGGDASDWFRSLPAESIHNWQQYSRDFCAKFVGCKAADVTDRQLKEIKQRNYNSLREFVVAFNDILVRLQNPDIVSIRNIMADGTTDWSMREEIIRNKPRTVAELMKIAKEFIEVDDVNREHRAQTRRERDAARSTSDNRRQIQSKSNFVRRGDRPFQSGGYQTPLNTTRQEVLLWIEKSPLKKDVRFPEVKGRTSLGRHPNKYCRFHRLNGHDTNDCYELKKEIERLIERGKLSQFVRKEANNEKATLPHEAEARPEKKQKKGVINVIAGGIYEPPTKRARREQRKSNTHRGDALNYSFARITEPHADALVITMAVEGWDVKRVLIDTGSSCNVITRTAFNKLGINDERVEHTFMDVTGFGGQSSQTNGQVVLEAEMGDKNLKWRGDLEFAIVDLPLAYNIILGRPFLSETESLISMKHLTLHLPTH from the coding sequence atgtcagaaccatcacgaacggccgtcgttacaaccagatcaaccagtatgaactccaggggacaACGGATTgtgaattcgcaacctgcaagtacacggcctgtggtgcctagctcgtcgggcccttcgggacaattgagtcccttattggaagttcAGGTGCAAACtgaaatggagatgtccaatagtgaCTTCGTGCAGATGGcgggacaagtcttggcttcgaatatgagccaggcggctggagatcgaatgattaatttattaacggCTCTccccgaacacaataccgccgtagcggctgctcctcaagaacctgtggtcatctcaacacaatcactgactatccctgtcatatctgccctcccgcagccatctcaggcgccaaatcaagtgggccagagtagtcgcacaaacccacacagccacccaagcaactactcgcacccagatctcattacgacgatacatccgaccgggcagccatcccaaccgttgccaggagtgccAGGAACTCTTCCGCTACAACAAGTGCAACCTTTTGttcacagacattcggagttgatgacgCCTGACGCAACTATgtctgggcgagagcacacttggaactttgatcctataacgggacagcggttagtcaCCCAACGGATCTCAACACCGATTGGtgggtggatgccacccagaattcaccagcagcggatggaagaagtccggcgagtacccgatattgacttagaagatcaattacggagcatgatggagcgaatggggtactcgcctaggccgagagccgaggtccagagcgattcacctttcgccccttcgttgcgggaattcattccaaatcacagaatcaaagcgcccgcgatacctaaatactatggggatccaaattccaACCCTGAAGcacatgtcaggaactatagagaaCTAATGGATGTCGCAGGAGCAagtgaaagcatcatttgcCGGTTATTCTCGACGACTTTGGGCGGGGatgcatctgattggtttcgatctttacctgcagaatctattcacaattggcaacaatatagtcgggatttctgtgcgaagttcgtgggctgtaaggcggcagatgtgacggataggcagctgaaggagatcaaacagagaaactataattccctaagggaatttgttgtcgcatttaacgATATTTTGGTGCGATtacagaacccggatatcgtgagcattcgcaacatcatggcggatggaaccacagattggagcatgcgggaagaaatcatccgcaacaagccacgcACCGTAGCCGAACttatgaagatagcaaaggaattcatagaagtggatgatgtcaacagggaacatagggctcaaacccggcgagaaagagatgccgctagatccacttcggacaatcggcgccagatccagtccaaaagtaattttgttcgaagaggcgatcgcccctttcaaagtggaggatatcagacaccattaaacacgactcgccaggaggtgttactttggatcgaaaagagccctctgaagaaggatgtgcggttccccgaggtaaaaggtcgaaccagtttggggcgacatcctaacaaatattgcaggttccacagattgaacggccatgacacgaatgattgctatgaattaaagaaggagattgaaaggctgatcGAAAGGGGAAAACTGAGTCAATTTGTACGAAAAGAGGCTAATAATGAGAAAGCAACGTTACCGCATGAAGCagaggcaaggcccgaaaagaagcagaaaaaaggagtgataaacgtgatagccggcgggatctatgagcctccaacaaaaagagctcgccgtgaacagcgaaaaagcaacactcataggggggatgccctcaactactcatttgcgcgaatcacggagccgcatgcggatgctttggtgatcaCAATGGCTGTGGAAGgctgggacgtcaagcgggtccttattgatactggcagttcttgtaatgttattactcggactgcattcaacaagttgggaattaatgacgagcgagtggaacacaccttcatggatgtaactggttttgggggtcaatcctctcaaacaaatggacaggtggtgttggaggcagaaatgggcgataaaaacctaaaatggcgaggtgatttagaattcgcaattgttgatctcccattggcctacaacataattctgggacgcccattcttgtcggaaacggagtcgctcatctcaatgaaacatttaacattacatttgccaacacactaa